A single genomic interval of Helianthus annuus cultivar XRQ/B chromosome 13, HanXRQr2.0-SUNRISE, whole genome shotgun sequence harbors:
- the LOC110899733 gene encoding ATP-dependent Clp protease proteolytic subunit-related protein 4, chloroplastic has protein sequence MASHLFPSAHILSKPNSTNTRTSSSSSIKASLSTNFISPYVGTGISSDFSGHKIRPASLNPSSSSHGKRLGVTMVIPFSRGSAWEQPPPDLASYLYKNRIVYLGMSLVPSVTELILAEFLYLQYEDDKKPIYLYINSTGTTKGGEKLGYETEAFAIYDVMRYVKPPIFTLCVGNAWGEAALLLAAGAKGNRSALPSSTIMIKQPIARFQGQATDVEIMRREIKNVKTELVKLYSKHIGKTEEQIEEDIRRPKYFSPSEAVEYGIIDKAAARSVLFAVQSRFGGGIG, from the exons ATGGCGTCCCACTTGTTCCCTAGCGCACACATCCTATCAAAACCCAATTCAACAAACACTCGcacatcttcttcttcctccatTAAAGCTTCTTTATCCACCAATTTTATATCTCCGTACGTCGGCACCGGTATTTCCAGCGATTTCTCCGGCCATAAGATCCGACCCGCATCCCTCAACCCGTCTTCAAGCTCTCATGGAAAACGCCTCGGTGTTACTATG GTGATTCCTTTCTCGAGGGGAAGTGCTTGGGAGCAACCACCTCCGGATTTAGCATCTTATTTGTACAAGAACAGAATTGTGTATTTGGGTATGTCGTTAGTCCCATCCGTCACGGAACTAATACTGGCAGAATTTCTGTACCTACAGTACGAAGATGACAAAAAACCAATTTACCTTTACATAAACTCTACGGGAACAACCAAG GGTGGTGAAAAGTTGGGATACGAGACAGAGGCTTTTGCAATTTATGATGTTATGAG ATATGTGAAGCCGCCGATTTTTACACTGTGTGTCGGAAATGCGTGGGGAGAAGCTGCCTTGCTTTTGGCTGCTGGTGCAAAGGGAAACCGTTCGGCCCTGCCCTCGTCAACCATCATGATTAAACAg CCAATTGCAAGGTTTCAAGGTCAAGCAACAGATGTTGAAATTATGAGAAGAGAAATAAAGAATGTGAAAACTGAATTG GTAAAACTGTATTCAAAGCACATTGGCAAGACAGAGGAGCAGATTGAAGAAGATATAAGGCGTCCAAAATACTTTAGTCCTAGTGAGGCTGTTGAATACGGAATCATTGATAAG